One Desulfovibrio fairfieldensis genomic window carries:
- the tnpA gene encoding IS200/IS605 family transposase, producing MGDAKSLAHTRWNCKYHIVFAPKYRRQVFYGEKKRAIGEILRKLCEWKDVKIVEAECCPDHIHMLLEIPPKMSVSSFMGYLKGKSSLMIYEQFGDLKFKYRNREFWCRGYYVDTVGKNKAKIQDYIKHQLESDKLGDQLSLPYPRSPFTGRK from the coding sequence ATGGGTGACGCCAAAAGTTTAGCCCACACAAGGTGGAACTGCAAATATCACATTGTTTTTGCGCCTAAATATCGCCGCCAGGTGTTCTATGGTGAAAAGAAGCGCGCCATTGGCGAAATTCTGCGCAAGTTGTGCGAATGGAAGGATGTAAAAATAGTGGAGGCAGAATGTTGCCCAGACCACATCCACATGCTGCTTGAGATTCCCCCCAAAATGAGTGTGTCGAGTTTTATGGGCTATCTGAAGGGTAAGAGTAGTCTCATGATCTATGAACAATTTGGGGATTTGAAGTTCAAATACCGCAATCGAGAATTTTGGTGCCGTGGGTATTACGTCGATACAGTGGGCAAGAATAAGGCCAAGATTCAGGATTACATCAAGCATCAGCTGGAGTCGGATAAACTTGGCGATCAGTTGAGCCTACCCTACCCAAGGAGCCCGTTTACGGGCCGCAAGTAA